One segment of Desmodus rotundus isolate HL8 chromosome 6, HLdesRot8A.1, whole genome shotgun sequence DNA contains the following:
- the LSMEM1 gene encoding leucine-rich single-pass membrane protein 1, with the protein MNHSSQGTGSHDIVEDRKLYVVDSINDLHKLNLCPAESQHLFSPAEKVPGGRTASGSGSSSLFFVGLIVVLIISLALVSFVIFLIIQTGNKMDNVLQRLAAEGKDIDDLKKLNSMIVKRLNQLDSGQN; encoded by the exons ATGAATCACTCCTCTCAGGGCACTGGCTCTCACGACATTGTTGAAGACAGAAAGCTTTACGTTGTGGATTCCATAAATGACTTACACAAGCTGAACCTGTGTCCTGCCGAATCCCAGCACCTGTTCT CGCCGGCGGAGAAAGTCCCAGGGGGCCGCACCGCCTCGGGAAGTGGGAGCTCCAGCCTGTTTTTTGTGGGGCTGATCGTCGTGCTGATCATCAGCCTGGCGCTCGTCTCCTTCGTGATATTTCTCATAA TTCAGACTGGAAACAAGATGGACAATGTGCTGCAAAGACTGGCAGCCGAGGGAAAGGACATAGATGATCTCAAGAAACTCAACAGCATGATTGTGAAGCGACTCAACCAACTGGACTCGGGACAGAACTAA
- the IFRD1 gene encoding interferon-related developmental regulator 1: MPKNKKRNTAHRGGGTGGGPGAAAATAATAGGQHRNVQPFSDEDASIETMSHCSGYSDPSSFAEDGPEVLEEEGSQEDLEYKLKGLIDLTLDKSAKTRQAALESLRNAMTSKMLYEFILERRMTLTDSIERCLRKGKSDEQRAAAALASALCVQLGPGIESEEVLKTLGPILKKIICDGTASVQARQTCATCLGVCCFIATDDITELYAAVECLENVFSKSYLQEKDASLARSSPNTVLHISSLLAWTLLLTICPISEVEKKLEMHFHKLPSLLSSEDVNLRIAAGESLALLFELARGVDSDFLCDDMDSLTQMLRDLATDGNKHRAKVDKRKQRSVFRDVLRAVEERDFPTETVKFGPERMYIDCWVKKHTYDSFKEVLGSGLQCHLQSNEFLRNVFELGPPVMLDAAALKTMKISRFERHLYNSAAFKARTKARSKCRDKRADVGEFF; this comes from the exons ATGCCGAAGAACAAGAAGCGGAACACTGCCCACCGCGGTGGCGGTACTGGCGGCGGCCCAGGGGCAGCGGCAGCGACGGCGGCGACAGCAG GTGGCCAGCATCGAAATGTGCAGCCGTTCAGTGACGAGGACGCGTCCATCGAGACCATGAGCCACTGCAGCGGGTACAGCGACCCTTCCAGTTTTGCCGAGGACG GACCAGAagtcctggaggaggaaggaagtcaAGAGGACTTGGAGTACAAGCTGAAGGGACTCATCGACTTGACCCTGGATAAGAG tgcGAAGACAAGGCAGGCAGCTCTGGAAAGTCTCAGAAATGCAATGACTTCAAAAATGCTTTATGAATTCATTCTGGAGCGAAGAATGACCCTCACTGACAGCATCGAGCGCTGCCTGAGAAAAG GGAAGAGTGATGAGCAGCGCGCGGCGGCGGCCCTGGCGTCCGCGCTCTGTGTCCAGCTTGGCCCCGGGATTGAGAGTGAAGAGGTTTTGAAAACGCTGGGACCGATCCTGAAGAAAATAATCTGCGACGGGACAGCTAGTGTGCAGGCCAGACAAACT TGTGCCACGTGCCTGGGCGTGTGCTGCTTCATCGCCACCGATGACATCACT GAGCTGTACGCCGCCGTGGAATGTTTGGAAAACGTCTTCAGCAAGTCCTACCTCCAGGAGAAGGACGCCAGCCTGGCTCGCAGCAGCCCGAACACGGTGCTGCACATCAGCTCGCTTCTCGCCTGGACGCTCCTGCTGACCATCTGCCCCATCAGCGAGGTGGAGAAGAAGCTGGagat GCATTTCCATAAACTGCCCAGCCTGCTGTCCTCTGAGGACGTGAACCTGCGGATCGCCGCCGGGGAGTCGCTGGCGCTGCTGTTTGAACTGGCCCGCGGAGTGGACAGC GACTTCCTCTGCGACGACATGGACTCGCTGACGCAGATGCTCCGCGATCTGGCCACGGACGGGAATAAACACCGGGCCAAGGTGGACAAGAGGAAGCAGCGCTCGGTGTTCAGAGACGTCCTGCGGGCGGTGGAG GAACGGGACTTTCCAACAGAAACCGTTAAATTTGGCCCCGAGCGCATGTACATCGACTGCTGGGTGAAGAAGCACACCTACGACTCGTTCAAGGAGGTGCTGGGCTCGGGCCTGCAGTGCCACCTGCAG tcAAATGAGTTCCTTCGCAATGTATTTGAACTCGGACCCCCGGTGATGCTCGATGCGGCAGCGCTTAAAACGATGAAGATCTCTCGTTTTGAAagg cATTTATATAATTCTGCAGCCTTCAAAGCTCGAACCAAAGCTCGGAGCAAATGTCGTGATAAGAGAGCAGATGTTGGAGAATTCTTCTAG
- the LOC128781158 gene encoding uncharacterized protein, with the protein MHRFRSQLFTGISAATSAHSHPRRFSPLLLSEASPLSRPPHRRTSRKCSSIG; encoded by the coding sequence ATGCATCGTTTCCGATCACAGCTCTTCACGGGGATTTCTGCAGCCACCAGCGCCCACTCTCATCCACGCCGCTTCTCGCCCCTGTTGTTATCCGAAGCCTCGCCTCTCAGCCGCCCGCCGCATAGACGCACAAGTAGAAAGTGCAGCTCCATCGGCTGA